In a genomic window of Littorina saxatilis isolate snail1 linkage group LG6, US_GU_Lsax_2.0, whole genome shotgun sequence:
- the LOC138968066 gene encoding uncharacterized protein, whose product MPSQQHLSSASDRIGNLPRLEGYYYPPEVALADNGRVHVATYIRADLKYKLIDPQMQDMEGLGSMCAVQISMRGRRPLNLVNVYYPRGCKAQGCTYWLTQLSSDSGSWVVMGDFNAHHRMWDADAESSPDTQLAEDISISDLVLLNDGTATRQAQRQRDRSSAIDLTLVSPELALTIDWQVYPNTLGSDHYLIHATIHEADPDPAEVDLTPKYICAKADWEKFKKTLTHICGETEFKDNDIDQ is encoded by the exons ATGCCCAGCCAGCAGCACCTATCA TCAGCCTCGGATAGGATAGGAAACCTCCCACGGTTGGAAGGTTACTACTATCCACCCGAGGTTGCCCTGGCTGACAATGGGAGAGTACATGTTGCCACATACATCCGGGCAGACCTCAAGTACAAGCTTATAGACCCACAAATGCAAGATATGGAAGGACTTGGTTCCATGTGTGCAGTGCAGATCTCCATGCGGGGAAGGAGGCCACTTAATCTAGTGAACGTCTACTATCCCAGGGGCTGCAAGGCACAGGGTTGTACCTATTGGCTCACTCAGCTCTCGTCAGATTCGGGCAGCTGGGTAGTGATGGGGGATTTCAACGCGCACCACCGGATGTGGGACGCTGACGCAGAAAGTAGCCCCGACACTCAGCTGGCTGAAGACATCAGCATCTCAGATTTGGTGCTACTTAATGATGGCACGGCCACCAGACAAGCCCAGCGACAAAGAGACAGATCATCTGCCATTGATCTTACCCTGGTTAGCCCCGAACTTGCCCTTACCATCGACTGGCAGGTCTACCCCAACACACTCGGATCTGACCACTATCTGATACACGCGACCATCCATGAAGCTGACCCTGATCCTGCTGAAGTTGATCTTACGCCAAAGTACATCTGTGCCAAAGCAGATTGGGAGAAGTTCAAGAAGACTCTGACGCATATATGTGGAGAGACTGAGTTCAAAGACAATGACATAGACCAGTAG